GTCATACCAGCGATTGTAACCCGTATGCCGGTACGGCATCGCTCCGCCTTTGGAACCGGCAACCTGTTTCTCTGACTCTTTCTGAAATACGAAATCAACAATGGCGTTTCGTTCCGCGGTCGAAAGATGGGTCATGGGCGGCATCATACCCCGACCTTTCGGGATGAGTTGGGCAACGGCATCCGGCGTGAGTTTCCGATGGATTTCCACCAACGGCGGATACGAGCCATCGTGATTGCCGCGCCGATCTTCTCCGTGGCAGGCGGCACAGTTTTGTTTGTACAACTGTGCCCCTGTAACAAATCGACTGCCTGTTTCCTGCTTTGAGGCCACCAAAGAGGTATAGACGGGAATTTCTTTGGATGGCACATACAGGATGCCTTCGGGGTCAGCGGCCGCCCCACCCCACTGACCGCCGCCGTCGGTGCCGGGGAAGAAGATCGTCGTTTCTTTTCCGATGGGAATATACGCGCTGCCCGTACGTGCCTTGCGAATCAAATTGACGAGCGAATCACGATCGGCAACGAAGGAATTAAGGTCTTTTTCGGTAAAGCTCTGCCGTGCAAAATACGTAGGCTTGAGCGGAATCGGCTGGGATACAGCGGGATATTCACCGGGCACGGCATCGTATGTAAATTTTCGGTCTTCTATCGGAAACAGCGGTTTTCCTGTCACGCGGTCAAACACAAAAATATAGCCCTGCTTGGTGATCTGCGCCACGGCATCCACTTTTCGGGGCCGGCCGTCGGGGCCTTTGTGGGTCACAGTAACCAGGTTTGGCGGTGCAGGCGGGTCGCGGTCCCAAATGTCATGACGAACCAATTGATAATGCCACAGGCGTTTGCCCGTAGTGGCATCCAGCGCCAACAGGCAATTGGCAAATAAATTATCTCCTTTGCGATTGCCGCCAAAAAAATCAAACGCCGCCGAACCCGTCGGGGCATATACGATGCCGCGCTCCCGGTCGATGGCCATTCCCGCCCAGGCGTTGGCGCCGCCGATGCGTTGACGGGCATTGGCGGGCCAGGTATCAGCCCCCGATTCACCCATTTCGGGAATGGTACGAAACGTCCACACTTTTTTGCCCGTCCGCACATCATAGGCCCGAATGTCGCCTAAAAGCGCCGTTTCACTCTCCGAGACGCGAACGCCCACAATCAACAGATTTTTAAAGATTACATTGGGCGTATTGGCTACCACATACTCATCCGCCCCGGGACGTTCGAGTCCTTCTTTGAGATCGACCCGTCCGTTTTGTCCAAAAGTAACAATGGGTTTTCCCCGCAATGCATCAAACGCATACAGCCATTTGCCTGCCCCGAAAAAAATGATTTTCTCCTGCCCCTCACGCCAATAAGTCACTCCTCGGCTCGTAGTCCCTTCGGTTTCGGCAATCTTGGTTTTCCAGATGGGATTTCCGTTGGCGGCATCCAAGGCAAACACCTGCGTATTGGCCGAAACTCCGTAAAGGATTCCGTCCACAATAATGGGATTACACTGCATTTGAGTACGGTGCAGGACCGTATCAGCCCCGCCCGAAGCATAGGTCCAGGCCACTTTCAGTTGGGATACGTTAGCGGCGTTGATTTGGGTCAGCGGCGAATAATGGCTGCGGGCCCCATTCCCGTTGTATTCGGGCCAGTTTTCACCGGTGTCGGGAAGGCGCGGGGCGCTGATCACGGCCGTCAAGACCGTTAAAAAGGCAATAAAAGCGGCGGTTTTCATAGATAAAGGATTTCACTACCCGATTATTTATAAAAGCATTTTCCCCGGTTTTCTACCAAATCTTTCCGATTCCCGGCGTATCTTTGCGCTTTAGAACCCAAGCTATGCAATTAAATTCCCTGACAGCTATTTCTCCCGTAGACGGACGCTACCGTCGTCAAGTTGAAAAACTCGCTCCCTACTTTTCCGAATTCGGACTGATTCGTTACCGTATTCTCATCGAAGTGGAATATTTCATTTCGCTTTGTGAGTTGCCGTTGCCGCAACTGAATGGCTTCGACAAAGCGCATTATTCCGACCTGCGGGCCCTGTACGGTGAGTTTTCGGAAAAAGATGCGCTGATGATCAAAGAGATCGAATCGGTGACCAACCACGATGTGAAGGCCGTTGAGTATTTCATCAAAGAGAAGCTGAAAGACAAGAACTTAGCGCAATTTTTGGAGTTTATCCACTTCGGACTGACCTCGCAGGACATCAATAATACGTCCATTCCGCTATCGCTCAAAGACGCGCTGAAAGCCGAGATCGTGCCGATGTTTGAAGAGGTGCTGACAAAGTTAAAAGCCTTGGCGGAAGAGTGGAAGCATATCCCAATGCTGGCCCGCACGCACGGACAACCCGCTTCACCGACTCGTTTAGGGAAGGAATTCGGAGTATTTGCCGAGCGGTTGGAAAAACAACTGGACATGCTCAAAGCGGTGCCTTTTGCCGCGAAGTTCGGTGGAGCTACGGGCAATTTCAACGCGCACCACGTCGCGTACCCTGATATTGATTGGGTAGCCTTCGGCAATCATTTTGTCAATGACCACTTAGGCCTTTCGCGGAGTCAATTGACCACGCAGATCGAACATTACGACATGATGGCAGCGCTGATGGACACCTTTAAGCGCCTGAATACCATCTTAATAGACCTCGACCGTGACATTTGGACCTACGTGTCGATGGAATATTTCAAACAAAAAATCAAAGCGGGAGAAATCGGTTCATCGGCCATGCCGCATAAGGTAAATCCGATTGATTTTGAAAATTCGGAAGGGAATTTGGGCATTGCCAATGCTATTTTTGAACATTTATCGGCTAAGTTGCCGATCTCGCGCCTGCAACGCGACCTGACCGACTCTACCGTATTGCGCAATTTAGGCGTTCCGCTGGCCCATACGGTCATTGCACTCAAATCCCTTATGCGCGGACTGGGTAAGTTAGAACTGAACGAAAGCGCGTTTTACGCCGATCTGGAAAACAACTGGGCCGTCGTTGCTGAAGCGATCCAGACCGTTTTGCGCCGCGAAGCCTATCCGCAGCCTTACGAAGCCCTGAAAAACCTGACCCGCAAAAACGAGAAAATCACGGCCAACGCCATTGCCGAATTCATTGATAGCTTAGACGTTTCAGACGAAATTAAAGAAGAGCTGAGAGCGATCTCGCCGTTCAGCTATACGGGGGTGTAGCGTGTAGTTTCTTCTATTTTTATACTGCCGTTGGTGTACTTGCCAACGGCTTTTTTATGGGTTTATTTTATTTCAATTTGCCGCCGTTGGCGTCTCTCACCAACGACATTTCACCGGTAAGCCACTTACCTTACTTTCATCATTTCGGGCTGCCCCACTACTTCCAGTTTGAAGACATCGTTTCGGGAATAATGCCCCACAACGTCAAAATCCAATTTACTTTTGGCTAAAACGGAGAAATCCAGCTCGGCCGTGAGCAGGCCTTCTGCATTCCAAAGCGGCCCGGCCAACACTTCGCCCAACGGAGAGATAATGACGCTGCCGCCCGCACTCATGATGTCGGGCTCATGGGTCAGATCGGCCCGGAAGTGTTCGGGATAGTCGGATTTTCGGATAAACTGATTGCAGGCCAATACAAAACAGCGACCTTCCAAGGCAATGTGCAGCATGGTCGATTGCCACGATTCGCGCGAGTCGGCCGTGGGAGCCAGATAAATTTCCACTCCGCGTTGGTACATCGACATACGGGCCAACGGCATGTAATTTTCCCAGCAAATGAGCCCTCCAATCTTGCCGATTTCGGTATCAAAACTGACCAGTGTGCTGCCGTCGCTTTCGGCCCAAATATAGCGTTCGAGGCCCGTGGGTTTGAGTTTGCGGTGCTTACCGATAAGATTGCCCCGGTTGTCAAAATACAGCAGCGCACAATGCAGCGACCCACCGACCGCTTCACGCTCGGTGACGCCCAAGGCCACAAAAATGCCTGCTTTGCGGACAGCTTCGCTGATTTGTTCGACATAAAACGAGGACGTTTCAATGCTGTTTTCCCAATACTCCAACCACTGATCTCTGCTTTTTTCGGTACGACGACCTACCACGGAATCAAAATCCAATCCTCGCGGATAACAGGGAATGAAGGATTCGGGAAAAAGTAACAGTTCGCAGCCTTCGGCGGCTCCTTTTTCGATCCATTCCATAACAATCCGGACTGTTTTTTCAATATCAAACAGCGCGGGCGTGGCCTGCACCACGCCTATTTTTACTTTTTTGTGTTGCATTGTTACTTGGTTTCTTCGCGTAAAGCATCTCCGATGGTTTCAATGATGAAATCACATTGGTCTTGGGTTAAAATCAAAGAAGGGCGCAGGGTGATGACGTTGCCCTCAATGATCTTAAAGGCCAGCCCGCGCTCCATGCAACGGTACATGATGCGCTCGGCTTCTTCGTAAGCGCGCTCTTTGGTTTTTTTGTCTTTCACGAGGTCAATCCCGATGTGAAAACCCTTCCCTGCCACGTTGCCGATGAGCGGGTATTTGTTCTGCATATCCCGAAAGGCATTCATCAGATACTCGCCTTGGACGGCGGCATTTTCGACGAGCTTATGTTCTTCGATGTACTCAATTTCGGCCAAGCCCGCCGCGCAGCAAAGCGGGTTTTTCTCGTGCGTAAAATGTCCGATGGAACTGTCCTGCAAGACGTTGTATTGTGATTTGGAAACAATTCCCGCAAAAGGCAGCATGCCTCCGCCCAAGGATTTGCCCAATACCAATACATCAGGGGTGACGTAATGCTCAGAGGCAAACATTTTCCCCGTTCGGCCAAAACCTTCAATGATCTCATCAAAAATGAGAAAAATACCTTCGCGGTCGCAGAGATGGCGAACTTCCTGCCAATAGTTTTGGGACGGCACCACGGGCGTAGACGAAATCGGCTCCGCCACAATGGCTGCAATGTCGGGCTCGTTGCGAATAATAAGTTTGATCTGGCGCAGGTATTCTTCGTCGATGGCGTCGGTGTCATCCCATTTCCACGGATTGCGGTAGTAGTTGGGAAACTCGGCATGCAGTGCCCCGGGCACCATCGGGCCGTTGCCTTTCAGGAAGTGGGCCTGTCCGCTGACGGCCCCTGCCTGAAATCCGGTCCCGTGGTAAGCATCCCAAAAGGAAATGGTTTTCCACTTGCCCGTAATCTGTTTTGCGAGCATCACCGCCATTTCGATCGCTTCCGACCCACCCGGACAAAAGAGTACGCGATCCAGTCCGGCAGGTGTTATCTCAGTCAGTTTTTTGGCCAACTGCACCGCCGGAATATTGGTGTATCGTCGGGGCGTAAACGCCAAAGCTTCCGTCATTTGACGCATCATGGCTTCCACCACTTTAGGATTATTGAATCCCGCATTATGGACGCCGTTGCCGTGCATATCAAGGTATTTTTTACCGTTAAGGTCAAAAATGTACGCGCCTTCGGTCTTCGAAAGTACGTTCATGACGGGCGTCGAAAGCGCCTGATGGAAGAAATAGTTGGCATCTTCTTCCAGCCAATGCAGGGTTTCTTTATCCAACGACTGCGTATACAGTCGGCGCTGCTCAGACGAGTTGATATCGCCCTGGTCTTCGGAGATGAGGTTTTCGGGGGTCATGGAATGGGGAAATTAAAAGGCGATGATTATTTACAGGGGACAAATAGTACAGGCAACGGCACTTGTACGGTCAAAATGCAAGCCTTATTTGACTGAAATTTGTCATTTAAGTTCAAAACTCCAAAAAAGTAATCTTATTTGAAACTCAGAATTTCTTCAACTTCTCTTTAATCGAATCTATAAAGCTGCTTTCCCCTTTTTTCTTTTCTTCGCCCATCAAAAAGCCATAGGGATGCAAAGGCTCGACAGCATCAAAAATCACTTTGGTAATGCCAATCAAAGGGATTGCCAGCACCATTCCCGCTACGCCCCAAACCAACTCTCCCGCCACGATCGCCATGATGGTAAAGAGCGGGTTGATCTTCACCTGAGAGCCTACGACCAGGGGTTCCAAAATATAGGTTTGCAGAAACTGCACCATTCCGTACGTCAGAATGATGCCAATGACCATCGTTGAATCTCCCCCCTGCGACAGCGCCCCGATGATGGTCAGCACATTACCGGTCAGGTTTCCGACAAACGGTACGATTTCGAGCAGACCGCAAAGGACCGCAAAAAAGAGCGCATTTTTGACACCTACGATGGAGAAGCCGATGCCGTACATAACCCACAGCATACCAATCATCATCGCCAATCCCGAAAGGTATTGCTGCGCTACCTTTGAGGCATCGGTAATGATCTGTTTTGCTTTTACCTTTTGCGGCCCCGCCACCAATTTCAAGACAAATTCTTTAAGGTGTGACCGTAAATACAGCGTCAGGAAGATGTAGACCAACACCAATACGGTATTGACCAAGACATCCGACGCAGAACTCATCACCGACATCACCACCTTACCGGCCCCGCCCGCCCCCGACGATTGCTGCTGCTTTATCAGCTCCTGCTGCTTTTGCGCCGAAATACCGAAGTGGCTACTGAGCATTTCCTGAAGCTGCTTTTCCAACTCCGTCATGTATTTCTGCATTTGAGACATATCTTCGGTAAAACCGGCGATCTGCCAGGCCAGCAGCGTAAAAATCCCGGCAATCATCAGCACTATCATCAGAATACTGAAAAAGGCAGCCAAACCGCGACCGATTCTTTTTTTTTCCATCCAACGGTTAAGCGGCAGTAGCAGCATCGCAATGATGCCGGCCAGCACCAACGGCACTAAGAAAGGCTTGGCAATGTATAATCCGGCAAAAACCAGGAAGATAAGTAACAGGATTTGAAGGGTTTTGGAAAGAGATGATGTGTGCATACTATTGGGAGTGAATATAACTGCCGTTTTGTCGATTCAGAGAACCGGTCCTCAATGTTACTAAAAAATCGGTCCGGCAACGACAAAAAATGTCCGCTTACACTTTTTTACTCAACAATCTCATTTCGCGTCTTTTCCTTGCTTTCTCATTTTCAGGATTCAATTTCAACAATTCCGTACAAGCATTCATTCCCTCGTACGGTCAAAAAGTTGAGCGAACCAATCCTATCCCATTTTTCAACGTTATGGTGTCATTCTGTATCGTCTAATAAGTTTGTCACCTTCGCTTCTGCTTTTTTACTTTACTTTGCGCTCAATCAATCCCCTGAACAAAATGCAGACCGGTGCCACCCGCCTATTCGACCTTTTAGACCTATACGTCAAACCGCAAAACAAGCCCGATACCCTCGCCTGCAAGCGCCACGGCGAGTGGGTCACATTCTCCTCGCAGCAGTTTTGTGAGGAGGTCGATAAAGTCAGTCTCGGGCTCCTCCAACTGGGCGTGCAGGCCGGCGACCGCATTGCAATTGTTTCGGACGGACGGCCGGAATGGAACATCGTGGATTTTGGGATTCAGCAGGTGGGGGCCATTTCGGTACCCATTTATCCTACCCTCACGCTCGAAGATTTTCACTATATTTTCCACGAAGCCGAAGTAAAATTTGTGTTCGTGGGCGATGCCGGCCTGTTCCGCAAACTCATTGATGTAGTGGCTACGGCTCCCACGGTCGAAGAAATGTACACGTTTGACGCCGTCAAAAGTGCCAAAAACCTGACCGAAGTAACCTCCAAAGCCAACGAAGCCAACCGCCCCAAACTGGAGGAACGAAAAGCCGCCATTCAGCCCGACGACCTGCTGAGCATCATTTATACTTCAGGTACCACGGGCGACCCCAAAGGGGTAATGATCACGCACCGCAACATCCTGAGCAATGCCGAAGAAGGCTGTAAGCTGATCGCCTTCGGAACGCAGGCAAGGGCATTGAGCTTTTTACCCCTCAACCACGTCTTTGAGCGCATGGTACAGTACGTCTATCTGCGCTCGGGCATTTCAATCTATTATGCGGAAAACGTAGCGACCATTGCCGAAAATCTCCGCGAAGTACATCCTACGGTGCTTTCGACGGTGCCGCGTTTGCTCGAAAAGGTATACGACAAGATCATTGCCAAGGGTTACGAACAGCCGCGCCTCTCCCGTAATATCTTCCTGTGGGCCTTGGAAGTAGGCCTAAAATATGACCCAAACAAAGACATGGGTGTGTGGTACAACGCCCAACTGAAACTGGCTCGAAAACTGGTATTCAGAAAATGGAAAGAAGCCCTCGGCGGCAAGCTCGAAATGATCGTAGCAGGCGCGGCCGCTACCCCTCCGCGCATTGCCCGGGTATTCTGGGCGGCGGGCATTCCGGTATGTGAAGGCTACGGGCTGACCGAAACCTCCCCGGTGATCGCCTTTAACCGCCTGTTTCCCAAGCAGGAAGTCCGAATCGGGACGGTCGGTATCGTGATCGACGGGGTGGAAGTAAAACTGGCCGACGACGGTGAGATCCTCGTCAAAGGCCCCAATGTCATGAAGGGATATTACCGCAAACCCCATTTAACGGCCGAGGTGATTACAGCCGATGGCTGGTTTCATACAGGAGATATCGGCCAATGGGTTGATACAAAATTTTTAAAGTTGACCGACCGTAAAAAAGAGATATTCAAAACATCGGCGGGTAAATACGTAGCCCCGCAGGTGGTGGAAGCCAAACTGAAAGAGTCCTTTTTTATTGAGCAATCCGTTGTGGTAGGGGAAGGTCAAAAATTTGCCGGTGCGTTGATCATTCCTTCTTTTGAGGCCATCAAAGAATTTTGCCGCATTGAGAACCTCACCTATACCTCCGATGCCGAGATCATTACTCATGAAAAGGTAGCCGCCAAACTGCGCGCGGAAGTGGAAGAAGCCAATCACGACCTGGCTCCGTACGAACGTATCAAGAAATACCATTTACTCTCCCGGGCGTTGTCGGTTGAAAACGGCGAACTGACCCCTACCTTAAAACCCAAACGCCGAATTATTCAGGAAAAGTACAAGGCAGAGATCGATGCCATGTTTAGATAAACAGTGGAACACGGAGATCGGACGAAGGGGAAAAGGGGGATTCAAGCGTACTGTTTCGGATACGTATGAATGTCTCGCTCTATTTATGAAGAAATTTTTGAAGAGAGTCAAGCACATCCTGCGGGTTGGGAAGGGAAAAGACCGGAAATTTAGGATACATCGGAATTTGAATAAACACCGCATTTCCTTCCCCGAGCATGGGTGTCCAGACGATATGCCCCTGCAATACCGCCACCCGTGACTCGATGTTACCAATACCCAGCCCCAATTTGGCCTGACTGTACGTAAAGCCTTTGCCGTCATCGAAGTAATCAAAGTGAATCATTTCGTCGTCCAAATGAACACGAATCGTGATCTTTTTCGCTTCAGCGTGTTTGAGTGTATTGTTCATCAACTCCTGCGTGATGCGGTAAAGGCCCGTTTCGATCTCCGTAGGCAGGCGCTCCGGCAAACGGGAAGCATCCAGTTCAACACTTACCTCACCTGATTGCCTAATCTTTTCGGCCAGCGCTTCCACCGCCGCCGCGTAGCCGTATTGTTCGAGCATCCGGGGGCTGAGTTCACGCAGCATACGCCGGATATCAACGATGGAGTCATTGATGATCTCGAGGGTCTTTTGCTTTATTTCCCGGCTTTCCGGGTGGTCTGAAAGGTATTTGGTGAGCGAAGAAGCATACAGTTTGAGCGTAGCCAGCCGCGCGCCCACTTCATCGTGCAGGTCCTGCGCGATCTGCTTCCGTTCCTGTTCCTGTGCATCCAGCGCAATTTTGAGCCGTTCCTGCTCTTTTTGTTTCAGACTGCTCAGGCGGGTTTGTCCCGCAACAAACGCCACATACCCAAGCATTCCGGTACAGAAGATATAAAACCACCATGTTTTCCAAAAAGGCGGAAGTATTTTAATATATATCCGTTTTTCACTATCGCTCCAAACCCCGTCGCGATTGGCGGCATACACCTTAAAAAGGTATTTCCCGGGGTTAAGATTTGCATAACGTACATAATTTCGGTCGCTGCTGCTCACCCATTTTTTGTCCTGCCCCTCCAATTTGTACAGATAGCTATTGCGCCCGTTGCTGTAATAGTCAATGGCGGCAAACTCCATCGAAATCGTATTTTGGTCATACGGGAGAGAAATCATATCGGTTTCGTTGATGTGTTTCTCCATCGGATACGGACTCTCATTCACTTTAAAATTATACAAATGCACGCTTGGCTTAAAGGTAAGTTTACGCATGCGTTCAGGAAAAAAACTGTTGAACCCTTTTACACCGCCAAAGAAAATCTCTCCTTCTTTTGTAACTGTGAAGGCATTGCCATTGTATTCATAGCCCTGAATACCGTCAGCAAGGTCAAAATTGCGAAACTGACGCGTTTGTTGATCAAACTGAGCTATTCCGTGGTTGGTACTT
Above is a window of Runella slithyformis DSM 19594 DNA encoding:
- a CDS encoding AMP-dependent synthetase/ligase, with the translated sequence MQTGATRLFDLLDLYVKPQNKPDTLACKRHGEWVTFSSQQFCEEVDKVSLGLLQLGVQAGDRIAIVSDGRPEWNIVDFGIQQVGAISVPIYPTLTLEDFHYIFHEAEVKFVFVGDAGLFRKLIDVVATAPTVEEMYTFDAVKSAKNLTEVTSKANEANRPKLEERKAAIQPDDLLSIIYTSGTTGDPKGVMITHRNILSNAEEGCKLIAFGTQARALSFLPLNHVFERMVQYVYLRSGISIYYAENVATIAENLREVHPTVLSTVPRLLEKVYDKIIAKGYEQPRLSRNIFLWALEVGLKYDPNKDMGVWYNAQLKLARKLVFRKWKEALGGKLEMIVAGAAATPPRIARVFWAAGIPVCEGYGLTETSPVIAFNRLFPKQEVRIGTVGIVIDGVEVKLADDGEILVKGPNVMKGYYRKPHLTAEVITADGWFHTGDIGQWVDTKFLKLTDRKKEIFKTSAGKYVAPQVVEAKLKESFFIEQSVVVGEGQKFAGALIIPSFEAIKEFCRIENLTYTSDAEIITHEKVAAKLRAEVEEANHDLAPYERIKKYHLLSRALSVENGELTPTLKPKRRIIQEKYKAEIDAMFR
- a CDS encoding outer membrane protein assembly factor BamB family protein is translated as MKTAAFIAFLTVLTAVISAPRLPDTGENWPEYNGNGARSHYSPLTQINAANVSQLKVAWTYASGGADTVLHRTQMQCNPIIVDGILYGVSANTQVFALDAANGNPIWKTKIAETEGTTSRGVTYWREGQEKIIFFGAGKWLYAFDALRGKPIVTFGQNGRVDLKEGLERPGADEYVVANTPNVIFKNLLIVGVRVSESETALLGDIRAYDVRTGKKVWTFRTIPEMGESGADTWPANARQRIGGANAWAGMAIDRERGIVYAPTGSAAFDFFGGNRKGDNLFANCLLALDATTGKRLWHYQLVRHDIWDRDPPAPPNLVTVTHKGPDGRPRKVDAVAQITKQGYIFVFDRVTGKPLFPIEDRKFTYDAVPGEYPAVSQPIPLKPTYFARQSFTEKDLNSFVADRDSLVNLIRKARTGSAYIPIGKETTIFFPGTDGGGQWGGAAADPEGILYVPSKEIPVYTSLVASKQETGSRFVTGAQLYKQNCAACHGEDRRGNHDGSYPPLVEIHRKLTPDAVAQLIPKGRGMMPPMTHLSTAERNAIVDFVFQKESEKQVAGSKGGAMPYRHTGYNRWYDRNGYPISQPPWGTLTATDLNTGERLWQVPLGEYPELTAKGIPLTGTDNYGGPLVTGSGLLIIAATRDEQLRIFDKKTGKQIWQTLLPAAGYASPSTYSIGGKQYIVIACGGGKLKTKSGDKYVAFALP
- a CDS encoding AI-2E family transporter; amino-acid sequence: MHTSSLSKTLQILLLIFLVFAGLYIAKPFLVPLVLAGIIAMLLLPLNRWMEKKRIGRGLAAFFSILMIVLMIAGIFTLLAWQIAGFTEDMSQMQKYMTELEKQLQEMLSSHFGISAQKQQELIKQQQSSGAGGAGKVVMSVMSSASDVLVNTVLVLVYIFLTLYLRSHLKEFVLKLVAGPQKVKAKQIITDASKVAQQYLSGLAMMIGMLWVMYGIGFSIVGVKNALFFAVLCGLLEIVPFVGNLTGNVLTIIGALSQGGDSTMVIGIILTYGMVQFLQTYILEPLVVGSQVKINPLFTIMAIVAGELVWGVAGMVLAIPLIGITKVIFDAVEPLHPYGFLMGEEKKKGESSFIDSIKEKLKKF
- a CDS encoding carbon-nitrogen hydrolase family protein, yielding MQHKKVKIGVVQATPALFDIEKTVRIVMEWIEKGAAEGCELLLFPESFIPCYPRGLDFDSVVGRRTEKSRDQWLEYWENSIETSSFYVEQISEAVRKAGIFVALGVTEREAVGGSLHCALLYFDNRGNLIGKHRKLKPTGLERYIWAESDGSTLVSFDTEIGKIGGLICWENYMPLARMSMYQRGVEIYLAPTADSRESWQSTMLHIALEGRCFVLACNQFIRKSDYPEHFRADLTHEPDIMSAGGSVIISPLGEVLAGPLWNAEGLLTAELDFSVLAKSKLDFDVVGHYSRNDVFKLEVVGQPEMMKVR
- the purB gene encoding adenylosuccinate lyase, with protein sequence MQLNSLTAISPVDGRYRRQVEKLAPYFSEFGLIRYRILIEVEYFISLCELPLPQLNGFDKAHYSDLRALYGEFSEKDALMIKEIESVTNHDVKAVEYFIKEKLKDKNLAQFLEFIHFGLTSQDINNTSIPLSLKDALKAEIVPMFEEVLTKLKALAEEWKHIPMLARTHGQPASPTRLGKEFGVFAERLEKQLDMLKAVPFAAKFGGATGNFNAHHVAYPDIDWVAFGNHFVNDHLGLSRSQLTTQIEHYDMMAALMDTFKRLNTILIDLDRDIWTYVSMEYFKQKIKAGEIGSSAMPHKVNPIDFENSEGNLGIANAIFEHLSAKLPISRLQRDLTDSTVLRNLGVPLAHTVIALKSLMRGLGKLELNESAFYADLENNWAVVAEAIQTVLRREAYPQPYEALKNLTRKNEKITANAIAEFIDSLDVSDEIKEELRAISPFSYTGV
- the pbfA gene encoding (R)-1-hydroxy-2-aminoethylphosphonate ammonia-lyase, which gives rise to MTPENLISEDQGDINSSEQRRLYTQSLDKETLHWLEEDANYFFHQALSTPVMNVLSKTEGAYIFDLNGKKYLDMHGNGVHNAGFNNPKVVEAMMRQMTEALAFTPRRYTNIPAVQLAKKLTEITPAGLDRVLFCPGGSEAIEMAVMLAKQITGKWKTISFWDAYHGTGFQAGAVSGQAHFLKGNGPMVPGALHAEFPNYYRNPWKWDDTDAIDEEYLRQIKLIIRNEPDIAAIVAEPISSTPVVPSQNYWQEVRHLCDREGIFLIFDEIIEGFGRTGKMFASEHYVTPDVLVLGKSLGGGMLPFAGIVSKSQYNVLQDSSIGHFTHEKNPLCCAAGLAEIEYIEEHKLVENAAVQGEYLMNAFRDMQNKYPLIGNVAGKGFHIGIDLVKDKKTKERAYEEAERIMYRCMERGLAFKIIEGNVITLRPSLILTQDQCDFIIETIGDALREETK